The Lactuca sativa cultivar Salinas chromosome 2, Lsat_Salinas_v11, whole genome shotgun sequence genome includes a window with the following:
- the LOC111915154 gene encoding F-box protein CPR1: protein MIMLWNPSIRKSIAIAVPEPGMSNKMDETVFGFGVCPVTHDPKIIMIQQFAPLHEKPSKINDPREVMLYTLSSGKWTSLSPASSNVLSKSIRVQWYGQVIDRFIYWSGLHLKALNSRLIRWNCNLILSFDMTDHTFQVIDLPDSLAKHPPSKISIFKLRESLVIFQSNEKEKQCHDVVWMMENNGVEKSFTKVFAIIAPEYGSSIRAMGLRNNGTLIMQVKKDYRCEESEIVVYEPKTQHLNALKIDGVRSFSTVNSYKETLVLLGSE from the coding sequence ATGATTATGCTTTGGAATCCTTCAATCAGAAAATCGATCGCCATTGCTGTGCCTGAGCCAGGTATGTCTAATAAGATGGATGAAACAGTTTTTGGTTTTGGTGTTTGTCCTGTTACTCATGATCCTAAGATCATCATGATTCAACAATTTGCTCCCTTACATGAAAAACCCAGCAAAATCAACGACCCTCGTGAAGTTATGCTTTACACATTGAGTTCTGGGAAGTGGACAAGTCTATCTCCTGCTTCTAGCAATGTGCTGAGTAAATCGATCCGAGTTCAATGGTATGGGCAAGTTATCGATAGGTTTATATATTGGTCTGGTTTGCATCTGAAGGCTTTAAACAGTAGGCTGATTAGATGGAATTGTAATCtgattctttcatttgatatGACTGATCATACTTTTCAAGTGATAGATCTCCCAGATAGTTTGGCGAAACACCCTCCTTCTAAGATCTCCATTTTTAAGCTAAGGGAATCTCTTGTCATATTTCAAAGCAATGAAAAGGAAAAACAGTGTCATGATGTTGTATGGATGATGGAGAATAATGGTGTTGAAAAATCGTTTACAAAGGTATTCGCCATTATTGCACCTGAATATGGGTCGTCTATTAGGGCAATGGGACTCAGGAACAATGGAACGCTTATAATGCAAGTGAAAAAAGATTATCGTTGTGAAGAAAGTGAAATTGTTGTATATGAGCCCAAAACACAACACTTGAATGCTCTTAAGATTGATGGAGTAAGGAGTTTCTCCACTGTGAATTCGTACAAGGAAACACTAGTTTTGCTTGGTAGTgaataa